One genomic region from Deltaproteobacteria bacterium encodes:
- a CDS encoding acyltransferase, whose amino-acid sequence MITGQVPLEDEFRGAGALRSVMGRLLHSMARLFPMHPKWRVWIHRWRGVKIGDGVFIGSEVFIDNTYPESIEIQDYAAIASGSMIIGHFIMPVHFRKVLGENRPVRKGVLLKKGCYIGPRAIITDGVTIGECAVIGAGSVVTQEIPDYSVAAGVPARVLRSFSKEKIEFMDE is encoded by the coding sequence GGCAGGTACCCCTTGAGGACGAGTTCAGAGGGGCCGGCGCACTCCGTTCGGTCATGGGGCGGCTGCTTCACTCCATGGCGAGGCTGTTTCCCATGCATCCGAAGTGGAGAGTCTGGATTCACCGCTGGCGTGGGGTGAAAATCGGTGACGGCGTCTTCATCGGCTCTGAGGTGTTTATCGACAACACTTATCCTGAGAGCATCGAGATCCAGGATTATGCGGCGATTGCCTCGGGCAGCATGATCATCGGACACTTCATCATGCCGGTCCATTTCAGGAAGGTCCTGGGGGAAAATCGTCCCGTCCGAAAAGGGGTCTTACTAAAGAAAGGGTGTTACATCGGGCCCAGGGCCATTATCACCGACGGCGTAACCATTGGTGAGTGCGCCGTAATCGGAGCGGGATCCGTGGTCACGCAAGAAATCCCCGACTACTCCGTGGCCGCCGGAGTTCCAGCCAGGGTGCTGCGGTCATTCTCCAAAGAAAAAATCGAATTTATGGATGAGTGA